Proteins co-encoded in one Oceanococcus atlanticus genomic window:
- the acpP gene encoding acyl carrier protein produces MSNIDERVKKIIAEQLSVEIEKITPEARFVDDLGADSLDTVELVMALEEEFEIDIPDEEAEKIVTFQDVLNYVQSNASDA; encoded by the coding sequence ATGAGTAATATCGACGAGCGAGTCAAAAAGATCATTGCTGAGCAGCTCAGCGTGGAAATCGAGAAGATCACGCCCGAAGCCCGCTTCGTGGACGATCTGGGTGCCGATTCGCTCGATACCGTCGAGCTCGTAATGGCACTGGAAGAGGAATTCGAAATCGACATTCCTGACGAAGAAGCTGAAAAGATCGTCACCTTCCAGGACGTGCTGAATTACGTACAGTCCAACGCCAGCGACGCCTAA
- the tmk gene encoding dTMP kinase translates to MSGYFFVFDGMDGAGKSTALNGVAASLRRMGHSVVTTREPGGSPLAEQIRECMLGDWSDGVPPQTELLLVFAARAAHMQHTVLPALARGEIVLCDRFIDSSHVYQGVLGGITASWIDQLGTQTIARLPEASFIFDLPVEQASQRLQQRGIENRFDRIDLERMQTIRDAFAQRAQAPSHHLIDASREQSAVHADVLERIEGLLA, encoded by the coding sequence ATGAGCGGCTATTTCTTTGTCTTTGACGGCATGGACGGCGCAGGAAAATCCACGGCCCTGAACGGGGTCGCGGCCAGCCTGCGCCGCATGGGACACAGCGTGGTCACCACCCGCGAGCCGGGCGGCAGCCCGCTGGCCGAACAGATTCGTGAATGCATGCTCGGCGACTGGTCGGATGGCGTGCCGCCGCAGACCGAGTTGCTGCTGGTGTTCGCCGCCCGCGCCGCCCACATGCAGCACACCGTGCTTCCTGCCCTGGCGCGTGGCGAGATCGTGCTGTGCGATCGCTTCATCGATTCCAGCCATGTATACCAGGGCGTGCTCGGCGGCATCACAGCTTCGTGGATCGATCAGCTGGGCACGCAGACCATCGCTCGCCTGCCAGAGGCCAGTTTCATTTTTGATCTGCCCGTCGAGCAGGCCTCACAGCGCCTGCAGCAGCGTGGCATCGAAAACCGCTTTGACCGGATCGATCTCGAGCGCATGCAAACCATCCGTGACGCCTTCGCCCAACGCGCGCAGGCCCCAAGCCACCACCTGATTGACGCAAGCCGTGAGCAGAGCGCGGTTCACGCCGATGTGCTGGAACGCATCGAAGGCCTGTTGGCATGA
- the gspG gene encoding type II secretion system major pseudopilin GspG — protein sequence MLPSRSQGFTLIEIMVVVVILAILAAAVVPRIMDRPDEARVTKAKQDIRVLESALELYRLDNFNYPSTQQGLEALVQKPSGDPPAPNWKRGGYIKAMPKDPWGNEYQFLNPGVKSEIDIFSYGSDGRPGGSETAADIGNWTDDANS from the coding sequence ATGCTTCCTTCCCGTTCTCAGGGCTTTACGCTGATCGAAATCATGGTCGTCGTGGTCATACTCGCGATCCTGGCCGCGGCGGTTGTGCCGCGCATTATGGACCGCCCCGACGAAGCACGCGTAACCAAAGCCAAGCAGGATATCCGCGTGCTGGAAAGCGCGCTGGAACTCTACCGTCTGGATAACTTCAACTACCCCAGCACCCAGCAGGGCCTGGAAGCGCTGGTGCAAAAGCCCAGCGGTGATCCGCCCGCGCCTAACTGGAAGCGTGGTGGTTACATCAAGGCCATGCCCAAAGATCCCTGGGGCAATGAATATCAGTTCCTCAATCCGGGTGTGAAATCCGAGATCGATATCTTCTCTTATGGTTCGGATGGCCGCCCCGGCGGTAGCGAAACCGCTGCAGATATCGGCAACTGGACCGACGACGCCAACTCCTGA
- the rrtA gene encoding rhombosortase translates to MSLMIIDRWFEDRRAALACMTTALLIGALSLGGESLTELLRYDRSAIFAGQWWRALSGHLVHASVGHTLLNVAGLVLIALLFPEPLPLWRWAWRLLILSLGISALMLWRLPELGWYVGLSGTLHGLFVLGFWWLFRQGDKLAPLLLIVLIGKLVWEHFNGPITSNEALVGVPVLVEAHSYGALCAVIYLALARLGARLSAPRTNTGDI, encoded by the coding sequence ATGAGCCTAATGATAATCGATCGCTGGTTCGAAGACCGCCGCGCGGCGCTGGCGTGTATGACCACCGCGCTACTCATTGGTGCCCTGAGCCTCGGCGGTGAGAGCCTCACTGAGCTTTTGCGCTATGACCGCAGCGCGATCTTTGCCGGACAGTGGTGGCGCGCACTCAGCGGTCATCTGGTGCATGCCAGTGTGGGCCATACATTGCTGAACGTCGCTGGACTGGTACTTATCGCGCTGCTGTTCCCAGAGCCGCTGCCGCTGTGGCGCTGGGCCTGGCGCTTGCTGATTCTGAGCCTTGGCATCAGCGCATTGATGCTATGGCGCCTGCCTGAGCTGGGCTGGTATGTCGGACTCTCCGGGACCTTGCATGGCTTGTTCGTGCTCGGCTTCTGGTGGTTGTTTCGTCAGGGTGACAAGCTTGCGCCCCTCCTTTTGATAGTGCTCATCGGCAAATTAGTGTGGGAGCATTTCAACGGTCCGATCACCAGCAACGAGGCGCTGGTCGGCGTTCCGGTACTGGTGGAAGCGCACAGTTATGGCGCATTGTGCGCCGTGATCTATCTCGCGCTGGCCCGGTTGGGGGCGCGCCTGAGCGCGCCACGTACGAACACAGGAGACATTTGA
- the gspI gene encoding type II secretion system minor pseudopilin GspI: MKAERGFTLIEVLAALVVLALTLGGIMNAAAFYGRNAVYLQDRTLAGWVANNQMVKVQLDRTWVPEGRSNGKIEMAQREWQWEREVEETPDERLRRVTIRVRLADADDDDAWLAKLSGFFAQPIPKGAAQQAQAQRQQQQGENQGVSAGP; this comes from the coding sequence GTGAAAGCTGAGCGCGGTTTCACCCTCATTGAAGTGCTCGCTGCGCTGGTGGTGTTAGCGCTTACGCTGGGCGGCATCATGAATGCCGCTGCGTTTTACGGTCGCAATGCGGTTTATTTGCAGGACCGCACGCTGGCGGGCTGGGTGGCCAACAATCAGATGGTCAAGGTGCAGCTTGATCGCACGTGGGTACCCGAGGGGCGCAGCAACGGCAAAATCGAAATGGCTCAGCGCGAGTGGCAGTGGGAGCGCGAAGTTGAAGAAACACCCGACGAACGCCTGCGCCGCGTGACCATCCGGGTGCGCCTGGCCGATGCGGATGACGATGATGCCTGGCTGGCCAAACTGTCCGGTTTCTTTGCCCAGCCCATACCCAAGGGCGCGGCGCAACAGGCCCAGGCCCAACGCCAGCAGCAACAGGGTGAAAATCAGGGTGTGAGTGCCGGTCCATGA
- the gspJ gene encoding type II secretion system minor pseudopilin GspJ — MSMHARGFTLLELVAALAIFAMMSVMAYGGVSALITTREGLDVSYERLQNWQLATHRLRLDLTQVRERPVRDEFGDVQPALHEPEEGRLELTHGGRRNPLGQPRSTLERVAWFLDTDGSLIRQSWLGLDRAQSEKPLRTTILEDIETLEWRFLNSDDTWVEDWPPAQLAGTLPQDLPPPRAVELRIESKRLGELEFIFATGVEA, encoded by the coding sequence ATGAGCATGCACGCACGTGGCTTTACCCTGCTTGAACTGGTGGCCGCGCTGGCCATCTTCGCCATGATGAGCGTGATGGCCTATGGCGGGGTCAGCGCGCTGATTACGACCCGCGAGGGGCTGGATGTCAGCTACGAACGGTTGCAGAACTGGCAGCTCGCCACTCACCGTCTGCGCCTGGATCTAACGCAGGTGCGAGAGCGCCCGGTGCGCGACGAGTTCGGCGACGTTCAACCGGCCCTGCACGAGCCTGAGGAAGGCCGTCTGGAATTGACCCATGGTGGGCGGCGCAATCCGCTGGGACAGCCGCGCTCCACCCTTGAGCGGGTGGCCTGGTTTCTCGATACCGACGGTTCCTTGATCCGCCAGAGCTGGTTGGGGCTGGATCGGGCGCAGTCGGAAAAGCCGTTGCGAACAACCATTTTAGAAGATATCGAAACCCTGGAATGGCGTTTCCTCAACAGTGATGACACGTGGGTTGAAGACTGGCCGCCGGCCCAGTTGGCCGGCACCCTGCCCCAGGATCTGCCGCCACCACGTGCGGTGGAGTTGCGTATCGAGTCCAAGCGTCTGGGTGAGCTGGAATTCATCTTTGCCACCGGTGTAGAAGCATGA
- the gspH gene encoding type II secretion system minor pseudopilin GspH encodes MPQLRRWQQGFTLIEILVVVFIIGVILGFATLSLSGRALDDKVQEEARRLSEILRLARDEAGLTGLELGWLKTDEGYRFVALSDNGWAEYGERTPLRPRRIEAPLKMTVRVDDLPIETDDDQLLPQVMILSSGEMTPFAIELGAPDLDFVFLISGNLLGEIALEKVDPDDLVLRES; translated from the coding sequence ATGCCGCAGCTACGGCGATGGCAACAGGGCTTTACCCTGATCGAAATCCTCGTGGTGGTGTTCATCATCGGTGTCATCCTCGGTTTCGCCACCTTGAGCCTGTCTGGCCGCGCGCTGGACGACAAGGTGCAGGAGGAGGCTCGGCGTTTGAGTGAAATCCTGCGTCTGGCCCGCGATGAGGCCGGGCTCACCGGCCTGGAGCTGGGCTGGCTCAAAACCGACGAGGGTTATCGGTTTGTGGCCTTGTCCGACAACGGCTGGGCGGAATACGGCGAACGTACGCCGCTGCGCCCGCGGCGTATTGAGGCACCGCTCAAAATGACCGTGCGTGTTGATGATCTGCCGATCGAAACCGATGACGATCAACTGCTGCCCCAGGTGATGATTCTGTCCAGCGGTGAGATGACCCCCTTTGCCATTGAGCTGGGCGCGCCGGATCTGGATTTTGTATTCCTGATCAGTGGCAATCTGCTCGGCGAAATCGCGCTGGAAAAAGTCGACCCTGACGATCTGGTGCTGCGTGAAAGCTGA
- the mltG gene encoding endolytic transglycosylase MltG, producing MSKARALVTGLVLIATVVAIGLWLDYLRFARTPLNLSDEQRIEVPQGRSQTALVREWAKQGWLSHGLRDQLWLRAHNRIEAGARELKLGEYALRPGQSLLEALAMIRAGEVISYRLTIIEGWTYAQLRAALREQPRLEQHTVDWDDARLMAALDKADVHPEGQFLPETYTYTAGVSDLDLLRQASQALDKVLSQAWAERQDDLPLQTPQQALTLASIIEKETALAEERELIAGVFVQRLRKGMRLQTDPTVIYGLGDAFDGNLRRRDLRTDTPYNTYTRHGLPPGPIALAGRASIHAALNPQDTDKLYFVATGENGRHHFSASLNEHNAAVRRYQLKR from the coding sequence ATGTCTAAAGCCAGAGCGCTGGTAACCGGGCTTGTGCTGATCGCAACCGTCGTGGCGATCGGGCTGTGGCTTGACTATCTGCGCTTCGCACGTACGCCGCTGAACCTGTCTGATGAACAACGCATCGAGGTGCCGCAGGGGCGCAGCCAGACTGCACTGGTGCGGGAATGGGCGAAGCAGGGCTGGCTCTCGCATGGCCTGCGCGATCAGCTCTGGCTGCGCGCGCATAATCGCATCGAAGCCGGCGCACGCGAGCTCAAACTGGGTGAATATGCCTTGCGCCCGGGCCAGAGCCTGCTCGAGGCCCTGGCCATGATTCGCGCTGGCGAAGTGATCAGCTATCGCCTGACCATCATCGAAGGTTGGACCTATGCCCAGCTGCGCGCCGCATTGCGTGAACAGCCGCGCCTGGAACAACACACCGTTGACTGGGACGATGCCCGGCTGATGGCCGCGCTGGACAAGGCCGACGTCCATCCCGAAGGTCAATTCCTGCCCGAAACCTACACCTACACCGCCGGTGTATCTGACCTGGACCTGCTGCGCCAGGCCAGTCAGGCACTCGACAAGGTGCTCAGCCAGGCCTGGGCCGAACGCCAGGACGACCTGCCGCTGCAAACACCGCAGCAGGCCCTGACCCTGGCCTCGATCATCGAGAAGGAAACCGCGCTGGCCGAAGAGCGCGAACTCATCGCAGGCGTATTCGTGCAGCGGCTACGCAAAGGCATGCGCCTGCAAACCGATCCCACCGTGATCTATGGCCTGGGCGATGCCTTTGATGGCAACCTGCGACGCCGTGACCTACGCACCGACACGCCGTACAACACCTATACACGACACGGCCTTCCACCCGGGCCCATTGCATTGGCCGGGCGCGCCTCCATCCACGCCGCGCTCAATCCGCAAGACACCGACAAGCTGTATTTCGTGGCCACCGGCGAGAACGGACGCCACCATTTCAGCGCCTCCCTGAACGAGCACAACGCGGCCGTGCGCCGCTATCAGTTGAAACGATGA
- the pabC gene encoding aminodeoxychorismate lyase codes for MSAHTLIDGQPGDALPLADRGLQYGDGVFRTMLVCKGTVEVQAQQLDKLLADARALGLTPPPRDAMATALNQAASNLGQGVIKLLITAGDSQRGYARAENACRWLLYHSALPAWPAALWREGIIIGDVGWPLSQQPHLAGLKHLNRLDQVMARRQLSANCQESLMRNLGGQPVCGGMSNLFWFADGHWHTPDLSQGGIAGLMRERILAALAQDGQPPRILNASDQALEQAELLLMCNSVIGLWPVREWRDIHDQSRRRWERPGAHPALTALRALIPHPWQGEHV; via the coding sequence ATGAGTGCACACACGCTGATCGATGGCCAACCCGGCGATGCGTTGCCGCTGGCTGATCGTGGTCTGCAATATGGCGACGGCGTGTTTCGCACCATGCTGGTTTGCAAAGGTACGGTTGAGGTTCAGGCCCAGCAGCTCGACAAGCTGCTGGCAGATGCCCGCGCGCTGGGCCTGACACCACCGCCGCGCGATGCGATGGCCACCGCGCTTAACCAGGCCGCATCAAACCTGGGGCAGGGCGTCATCAAACTGCTCATCACCGCCGGCGACAGCCAACGAGGCTATGCCCGCGCTGAGAACGCCTGCCGTTGGCTGCTTTATCACAGTGCACTGCCGGCGTGGCCGGCCGCGTTATGGCGCGAGGGCATCATCATCGGAGATGTCGGCTGGCCCTTGAGCCAACAACCCCATCTGGCGGGCCTCAAACATCTCAATCGTCTGGATCAGGTTATGGCTCGTCGGCAGTTGTCGGCCAACTGCCAGGAAAGTCTCATGCGCAACCTGGGCGGGCAGCCGGTCTGCGGCGGTATGAGCAATTTGTTCTGGTTCGCCGACGGCCACTGGCACACCCCGGACCTGAGCCAGGGCGGAATTGCCGGCCTGATGCGCGAGCGCATCCTCGCTGCACTGGCGCAGGATGGGCAGCCGCCGCGTATCCTCAATGCCAGCGACCAGGCCCTGGAGCAGGCCGAATTGCTGCTGATGTGCAACTCCGTCATCGGCTTGTGGCCTGTGCGAGAATGGCGGGACATCCATGATCAGTCGCGTCGGCGCTGGGAACGTCCCGGCGCACACCCGGCCCTGACCGCACTGCGCGCACTGATCCCGCACCCGTGGCAAGGAGAGCATGTCTAA
- the fabD gene encoding ACP S-malonyltransferase, giving the protein MSAYAFVFPGQGSQSLGMLDTWAEASPVVRDTLQEANDAIGFDLAGLVASGPQEELNRTANTQPAMLMADVAIWRAWQAAGAPQPAVMAGHSLGEYAALVAADVLDFADAMRLVQKRGSWMQQAVPEGEGGMAAVVGLDDAAVISLCQTHAGEDVLEAVNFNAPGQVVVAGHQRAVQRLLDNAKAAGARMAKALPVSVPAHSALMAPVRDQLQQALGELSLRAAKIPVLHNVNAKLADNTNVSPLIAQQVCAPVRWVDTLLSMSNDYSITHGLECGPGQVLCGLAKRTIKHIPFDSLAQPAQLERWITAEDNV; this is encoded by the coding sequence TTGAGCGCATACGCTTTCGTTTTTCCCGGTCAGGGCTCACAAAGCCTGGGCATGCTGGATACCTGGGCTGAGGCCAGCCCGGTGGTTCGCGACACCCTGCAGGAGGCCAACGATGCCATCGGCTTTGATCTTGCCGGGCTGGTTGCCAGCGGGCCGCAGGAGGAACTCAATCGCACAGCCAACACGCAACCGGCCATGCTCATGGCTGATGTTGCGATCTGGCGCGCCTGGCAGGCGGCCGGAGCCCCACAGCCAGCCGTGATGGCCGGGCACAGCTTGGGCGAATACGCCGCGCTGGTCGCAGCCGATGTCCTCGATTTCGCCGACGCCATGCGTCTGGTGCAAAAGCGCGGCAGCTGGATGCAGCAGGCGGTCCCCGAAGGCGAGGGCGGCATGGCTGCCGTGGTCGGACTGGATGATGCTGCCGTGATCAGCCTGTGCCAGACCCATGCTGGCGAGGATGTGCTGGAGGCGGTCAATTTCAATGCCCCTGGCCAGGTCGTGGTGGCCGGCCATCAACGCGCCGTGCAGCGTCTGCTCGACAACGCCAAGGCGGCCGGAGCGCGCATGGCCAAGGCCTTGCCGGTCAGCGTCCCGGCTCACAGCGCACTGATGGCGCCCGTGCGTGACCAGCTTCAGCAAGCCCTGGGCGAGCTGAGCCTGCGCGCAGCGAAAATCCCGGTCCTGCACAACGTGAATGCGAAGTTGGCAGACAACACCAACGTGAGCCCGCTGATTGCACAGCAGGTATGCGCCCCGGTGCGCTGGGTCGACACCTTACTGAGCATGTCCAACGACTACAGCATCACCCATGGTCTGGAGTGTGGCCCCGGGCAGGTGCTGTGCGGGCTGGCCAAACGCACCATCAAACACATACCGTTCGACAGCTTGGCGCAACCCGCGCAGCTCGAACGCTGGATTACAGCAGAGGACAACGTATGA
- the fabF gene encoding beta-ketoacyl-ACP synthase II: protein MPKRRVVVTGLGAVSPVGLSAQESWNSVKAGRSGIGPIDTYDVSAYPTRIAGLVRGFDIEQYMSPKEARKCDPFIHYGIAASDEALKDAALDLQSADLDRIGVHVGSGIGGIGNIEKNHQVLLDKGVRKVSPFFVPSSIINMISGNISIRHGLTGPNLATVTACTTATHCIGLSARLIAHGDADVMIAGGAEAGSSPLGMAGFCAARALSQRNDAPAAASRPWDQDRDGFVLGDGAGVLVLEEYEHAKARGAKIYAELTGFGMSGDAYHITSPLEDGRGAYKCMENALRDADLGIEDVQYINAHGTSTQAGDVAESKAIRRTFGAHADSLAVSSTKSMTGHLLGAAGGLEAVLCLLAMRDGVIPPTINLDQPGEGCDLDYVPNTAREAKLDVVLSNSFGFGGTNGTLIFQRA, encoded by the coding sequence ATGCCGAAACGACGCGTCGTGGTGACCGGTCTTGGAGCCGTGTCGCCGGTGGGCTTGTCTGCGCAAGAATCCTGGAATTCGGTCAAAGCCGGCCGCAGCGGTATCGGCCCGATCGACACCTATGATGTCAGTGCCTATCCCACCCGTATTGCCGGGCTGGTGCGGGGATTCGACATCGAGCAGTACATGAGCCCCAAGGAAGCACGCAAGTGCGACCCCTTCATCCATTACGGTATTGCCGCCAGCGATGAAGCGCTCAAGGACGCCGCCCTGGACCTTCAGAGCGCAGATCTGGACCGCATTGGCGTCCATGTCGGCTCGGGTATCGGCGGCATCGGCAACATTGAAAAGAATCATCAGGTGTTGCTCGACAAAGGGGTGCGCAAGGTTTCCCCGTTTTTCGTGCCGAGCAGCATCATCAACATGATCTCCGGCAACATTTCCATCCGTCACGGCCTGACCGGGCCTAACCTCGCTACGGTCACGGCCTGCACCACGGCCACGCATTGCATCGGGCTGTCGGCCCGGCTCATTGCCCACGGTGATGCCGACGTAATGATTGCCGGTGGCGCCGAGGCTGGCTCAAGTCCGCTCGGCATGGCCGGATTCTGCGCCGCCCGCGCACTGTCTCAGCGTAATGACGCGCCCGCAGCGGCAAGCCGGCCGTGGGATCAGGATCGCGATGGCTTCGTCCTCGGCGACGGCGCCGGTGTACTCGTGCTTGAAGAGTACGAGCATGCCAAAGCGCGCGGCGCCAAGATCTACGCCGAGCTGACCGGGTTTGGCATGAGTGGCGACGCCTACCACATCACCTCGCCGCTGGAAGATGGTCGCGGGGCGTACAAGTGCATGGAAAACGCCCTGCGCGATGCGGATCTCGGCATCGAGGACGTGCAATACATCAACGCCCACGGCACCTCCACCCAGGCTGGCGATGTGGCCGAGAGCAAGGCCATTCGACGTACGTTTGGCGCGCACGCCGACAGCCTGGCAGTGAGCTCCACAAAATCCATGACCGGCCATCTGCTTGGCGCGGCCGGGGGGCTGGAAGCGGTGCTGTGCCTGCTCGCCATGCGTGACGGCGTGATCCCGCCGACCATCAACCTGGATCAGCCGGGTGAAGGCTGCGACCTGGACTACGTGCCCAACACCGCGCGTGAGGCCAAGCTGGATGTGGTCCTGTCCAACTCCTTCGGTTTTGGCGGCACCAATGGCACGCTGATTTTCCAGCGCGCCTGA
- a CDS encoding chorismate-binding protein produces MPAVRRLDGQLDLFAIHRSHAQRFPFLLESRQHNPQTGRYSLLMGQAGEQRHCYAVDELPAFFAALPDPHGCDSDSRVPFIGGWFVYLSYESAWGLQPHLPALDSAPHTQPLASAVYCEQALIVDHIDNCSWSIGLEDDAVQALLNSSTANAVDTPWQPLAFRSDAAEKFHAAVHQGVRYIQAGDIYQANLSRRWHGGAVASSRMLEAYARLRLRNAASFAASVQLPDLQLASASPERLFLHQHGVVETRPIAGTRPRHHDPAQDQALIRELMAHPKERAEHIMLVDLERHDLGRICAQGSVEVNELLALESYASVHHIVSNVRGRLHTEVTATELFAALFPGGTITGCPKIRCMQIIHELEQRSRGPYTGSLGYISDCGRMDFNILIRTLVWHNGTVHVDAGAGIVADSVAELETAETEAKAAGLLRALGPLE; encoded by the coding sequence ATGCCTGCGGTGCGCCGTCTGGACGGGCAACTCGACCTGTTCGCGATCCACCGCAGTCATGCCCAGCGCTTTCCCTTTCTACTGGAAAGTCGCCAGCACAATCCGCAAACCGGCCGTTACAGCCTGCTCATGGGCCAAGCCGGTGAGCAGCGACACTGCTACGCCGTCGATGAGCTTCCGGCCTTCTTTGCCGCCTTGCCAGATCCGCACGGTTGCGACAGCGACAGCCGTGTGCCGTTTATTGGCGGCTGGTTCGTGTATTTGTCATACGAATCCGCCTGGGGGTTGCAGCCCCATCTGCCGGCACTCGACAGCGCCCCGCATACACAGCCGCTGGCCAGCGCGGTGTACTGCGAACAGGCCCTGATCGTTGATCACATCGACAATTGCAGCTGGAGTATCGGGCTTGAGGATGATGCGGTTCAGGCCTTGCTCAACAGCAGTACTGCAAACGCCGTGGACACACCCTGGCAGCCCCTTGCGTTTCGCAGCGATGCGGCCGAGAAGTTTCACGCCGCTGTGCATCAGGGCGTGCGCTACATTCAGGCGGGCGACATCTATCAAGCCAATCTGTCGCGACGCTGGCACGGCGGCGCCGTCGCCAGCTCTCGCATGCTTGAAGCCTATGCGCGTCTGCGCTTGCGCAACGCCGCAAGCTTCGCGGCCTCGGTTCAATTGCCCGACCTGCAGCTTGCCAGCGCCTCACCGGAACGCCTGTTTCTGCATCAACACGGCGTGGTTGAAACGCGCCCCATCGCCGGCACCCGTCCGCGCCACCACGATCCGGCGCAGGACCAGGCCCTGATCAGAGAGCTGATGGCGCATCCCAAGGAACGCGCCGAGCACATCATGCTGGTCGACCTGGAGCGCCATGACCTTGGCCGCATCTGCGCGCAAGGCAGCGTCGAGGTCAACGAGTTGCTGGCCCTGGAGAGTTACGCCAGCGTGCATCACATCGTGTCCAATGTGCGCGGTCGCCTGCACACGGAGGTCACAGCGACCGAGCTGTTTGCCGCGCTGTTTCCCGGCGGCACCATCACCGGATGCCCGAAAATTCGTTGCATGCAGATCATTCATGAGCTGGAGCAGCGCAGCCGAGGCCCCTACACCGGCAGCCTCGGCTACATCTCGGATTGCGGACGTATGGACTTCAACATCCTGATCCGCACCCTGGTCTGGCACAACGGTACGGTTCATGTTGATGCCGGCGCCGGGATCGTGGCCGACTCGGTGGCCGAACTGGAAACCGCAGAAACCGAAGCCAAGGCCGCCGGGCTGCTGCGCGCACTGGGGCCGCTGGAATGA
- the fabG gene encoding 3-oxoacyl-ACP reductase FabG gives MSSLSGKTALVTGASRGIGQAIAERLAHQGAVVIGTATSDAGAKAIATHLQAINPACTGHALNVTDADACKALIDELGSPDILINNAAITRDTLLLRMKDADFDDVIATNLASVARMSRLVLKGMMKKRWGRIISISSVVGFSGNPGQTNYAAAKAGVVGFSKALAREVASRNITVNLVAPGFIDTDMTKSLPDDVKTGLLEQIPLGRLGAAADVAAAVSFLASDDAAYVTGQTLHVNGGMLMP, from the coding sequence ATGAGCAGCTTGAGCGGCAAGACTGCCCTGGTCACCGGCGCCAGCCGCGGCATCGGCCAGGCCATTGCGGAGCGTCTGGCCCATCAGGGCGCCGTCGTTATTGGCACCGCAACCAGCGACGCCGGCGCGAAGGCCATCGCAACCCACCTTCAGGCGATCAACCCGGCCTGCACAGGACATGCGCTCAACGTCACCGACGCTGATGCCTGCAAGGCGCTGATCGATGAGCTCGGCAGCCCCGACATCCTGATCAACAATGCCGCCATCACCCGCGACACGCTGCTACTGCGGATGAAAGATGCCGATTTTGATGATGTCATTGCCACCAACCTGGCCTCGGTTGCGCGCATGAGCCGCCTGGTCCTCAAGGGCATGATGAAAAAGCGCTGGGGACGCATCATCAGCATCAGCTCGGTGGTCGGATTCTCCGGCAATCCGGGGCAGACCAATTACGCCGCGGCCAAGGCAGGGGTGGTCGGGTTTTCCAAGGCACTGGCGCGTGAAGTCGCCTCGCGCAACATCACGGTCAATCTTGTTGCCCCGGGCTTTATCGACACCGACATGACCAAATCGCTGCCTGACGACGTCAAAACCGGCCTGCTTGAACAGATCCCGCTGGGGCGGCTGGGCGCCGCCGCTGACGTGGCCGCTGCGGTGAGCTTTTTAGCCAGCGATGACGCCGCGTATGTCACCGGACAAACCCTGCATGTCAATGGTGGCATGCTGATGCCCTGA